One window of Papaver somniferum cultivar HN1 chromosome 9, ASM357369v1, whole genome shotgun sequence genomic DNA carries:
- the LOC113313494 gene encoding mitochondrial fission 1 protein B-like isoform X1, producing the protein MDLEGVAGRFAGMVVASLIREDNFPLYDVMIHDYKEDLKNFPANTQTDVINDCILKLCRALVHSTGKENVKEGIQKLEDGYRGVLGVLSPLQKREMLYLLAVAYYRDGDYSRSLSYLNQCLEVAPHFNQALTLKKKFGSVLWFLIGGPHQYYLDMILDCERDIAEAGMMLQMRLRMKTSSSCPGLLFTQDNQKMSSEE; encoded by the exons ATGGACCTGGAAGGAGTGGCTGGAAGGTTTGCCGGCATGGTTGTGGCGTCTTTGATCAGGGAAGATAACTTCCCATTATATGATGTTATGATTCAT GATTATAAAGAAGATCTCAAAAACTTCCCAGCGAATACTCAAACGGATGTTATTAATGATTGCATCCTGAAGTTGTGCCGGGCTCTTGTTCACTCAACAGGCAAAGAAAATGTCAAGGAAGGAATACAAAAGCTTGAAG ACGGTTATAGGGGCGTACTGGGTGTACTTAGCCCACTTCAAAAGAGGGAGATGCTTTATCTTCTCGCAGTTGCATATTACAGAGATGGTGACTATTCAAGGAGCTTATCTTACTTGAATCAGTGTTTGGAG GTTGCGCCACACTTCAACCAAGCTTTGACCCTGAAGAAAAAATTCGGATCGGTTCTCTGGTTTCTCATTGGGGGACCTCACCAATATTATCTTGATATGATTCTT GATTGTGAGAGAGATATCGCAGAGGCCGGAATGATGCTCCAGATGAGGTTAAGAATGAAAACATCATCAAGTTGTCCTGGGCTCTTGTTCACACAAGACAACCAGAAGATGTCCAGCGAGGAATAG
- the LOC113313494 gene encoding mitochondrial fission 1 protein B-like isoform X2: MDLEGVAGRFAGMVVASLIREDNFPLYDVMIHDYKEDLKNFPANTQTDVINDCILKLCRALVHSTGKENVKEGIQKLEDGYRGVLGVLSPLQKREMLYLLAVAYYRDGDYSRSLSYLNQCLEVAPHFNQALTLKKKFGSVLWFLIGGPHQYYLDMILRCLLIKVASCFTQE; the protein is encoded by the exons ATGGACCTGGAAGGAGTGGCTGGAAGGTTTGCCGGCATGGTTGTGGCGTCTTTGATCAGGGAAGATAACTTCCCATTATATGATGTTATGATTCAT GATTATAAAGAAGATCTCAAAAACTTCCCAGCGAATACTCAAACGGATGTTATTAATGATTGCATCCTGAAGTTGTGCCGGGCTCTTGTTCACTCAACAGGCAAAGAAAATGTCAAGGAAGGAATACAAAAGCTTGAAG ACGGTTATAGGGGCGTACTGGGTGTACTTAGCCCACTTCAAAAGAGGGAGATGCTTTATCTTCTCGCAGTTGCATATTACAGAGATGGTGACTATTCAAGGAGCTTATCTTACTTGAATCAGTGTTTGGAG GTTGCGCCACACTTCAACCAAGCTTTGACCCTGAAGAAAAAATTCGGATCGGTTCTCTGGTTTCTCATTGGGGGACCTCACCAATATTATCTTGATATGATTCTT AGGTGTTTGCTCATAAAGGTGGCTAGCTGTTTCACGCAAGAGTGA